In the bacterium genome, CCTTCTGCCTGAAATCCACACATCACAGGAAGGCTTTTTATTTTTCCGCAAAATTTATATTCCTTATATCCCTTCCAATAGGCAGTAATATTTCCTGCATTTCCCACCGGGATAATGTTGTAATCGGGTGCTTTTCCTAATCTATCGCATATCTCAAAGCTGGCTGTTTTCTGGCCTTCTATCCTATTTGGGTTTATTGAATTAACCAGGCAAATTGGATATTTTTTGCTTATTTCTTTAACCAACTCTAATGCATCATCAAAGTTTCCTTGAACAGGAATAACATTTGCTCCGTGAATTAAAGCCTGGACAAGCTTTCCAAGGGCAATCCTTCCCTCTGGAATTATAACCACACATTTTATCCCTCCCTTTGCTGAGTAAGCGGAAGCAGAGGCAGATGTATTTCCGGTTGAGGCACAGATAACCGCCTTTGCACCCTCCTCAATTGCCTTTGAGATAGCCACAGTCATCCCCCTATCCTTAAATGAGCCGGTTGGGTTTAGGCCTTCATATTTAAGATAGACAGAGAGACCTGTTGTTTTAGATAGCCTTTCTGAGAAGATAAGGGGCGTATTCCCCTCTAAAAGGGTTATGACAGGCGTTTTCTCTGATACAGGCAAAAAATCCCTGTATCTTTCAATTACCCCTTTATAGTCTGGAGTCTGGAGTCTTCTGTCTGGAGTCGGAAATTGGAATTTAGTATTTAAGATTTTGTTCTCTGACTCCTGACTCCTGACCTCTGACTCCTGACTCTTCATCCTGCTTTAATTCCAAAGAACAAAGGCCCCTTTGTGATTATCCTCTTGTTATTTGAGGTAATGTAATCCATAATCTCTTTTGGTATGGAAAGGTTTATATCTGATGGATGCTCGGCAATTTTAAATTTCACATCTAGCTCTGTTTTTCCCTCCCTGAATTCCCTCTCCATTCTTGCCACAAAGCCATCGGTTATTAGCTTTAAAAAGACAAGGCCTGTGTTTATCCCATTTTTATAAACCTCCTCAACTCCCTTTAAAACACCCTCCTTTGGAAGTCCAAAGATTTCACCATTATAGACCCAGATTTCATTAAAGCCTGCATATGAAACAAGAGGTTTTTCCGAATCCCAATTATAGGCTGATATTTCTATATCCCTTCCCAAAAACCTTCCGCTATAACACAAAATTTCAATTGGCCCTAATTTATCCTTTGCTTCCTGTATCTTTTTAAAGATAATGGATGAAATTTGTGCTCCATAGCTTGGGCTTTGTTCGCAGCCTAATTTTTCTGCAATTTCTTTGTCGGTAAAGATAGGTTTATAAAATTGAAAGAAAAGGAGCCTTCTTAAATCCTGTTCATTGTTCAATATCCCAGCCAGCCTCTCAACCCCAAAGCCAAGGTTAAAAATAGGGTATTCTATTCCATAGTTTGCCAGGGATTCCTTTGAATAAAACCCAAGGTTTGCAACCTCAATTCCTTCAGCAAAAACCTCTGTATCTGTCCTTTCCTCATAATAATTAGATGTTACCGCCTTTGTTTTAAATTCAATATTTTTAAAACCTATTTCCTCAAGAATTTGTGCACAAAGCCTCTTTCCTTTCTCTAAATCAAAGCCTTTTTCAATAACCACACAGGATGATGATGTGCTTTCAAACAAATGGCTTTCGTCCTGTCTTTGCTCCCTTCTAAACCTTAAACCTTGTGAGAATAGTTTAATGGGAAGGGGCTTTGTTTTTATAAGATGGCTTAATGTTGGATACCAGGCTGATGTCATATGAGACCTTAATGTCTTTTTGTAGGAAATAGGGTATAAATTTTTAAGCTCAAAAAATACCTCCT is a window encoding:
- the sepS gene encoding O-phosphoserine--tRNA ligase; its protein translation is MRGKEHPVNSLCAKLREIFLNLSFDEVINPVIVDEKDVFLQYGKEAPLILDRVFYIAGLDRPELGISKEKEGRVRQIIPDFSKWDEIKGFLREYKEGNIEGDDFIEELVKRLDITKKDGIRLVEEVFFELKNLYPISYKKTLRSHMTSAWYPTLSHLIKTKPLPIKLFSQGLRFRREQRQDESHLFESTSSSCVVIEKGFDLEKGKRLCAQILEEIGFKNIEFKTKAVTSNYYEERTDTEVFAEGIEVANLGFYSKESLANYGIEYPIFNLGFGVERLAGILNNEQDLRRLLFFQFYKPIFTDKEIAEKLGCEQSPSYGAQISSIIFKKIQEAKDKLGPIEILCYSGRFLGRDIEISAYNWDSEKPLVSYAGFNEIWVYNGEIFGLPKEGVLKGVEEVYKNGINTGLVFLKLITDGFVARMEREFREGKTELDVKFKIAEHPSDINLSIPKEIMDYITSNNKRIITKGPLFFGIKAG
- the thrC gene encoding threonine synthase translates to MKSQESEVRSQESENKILNTKFQFPTPDRRLQTPDYKGVIERYRDFLPVSEKTPVITLLEGNTPLIFSERLSKTTGLSVYLKYEGLNPTGSFKDRGMTVAISKAIEEGAKAVICASTGNTSASASAYSAKGGIKCVVIIPEGRIALGKLVQALIHGANVIPVQGNFDDALELVKEISKKYPICLVNSINPNRIEGQKTASFEICDRLGKAPDYNIIPVGNAGNITAYWKGYKEYKFCGKIKSLPVMCGFQAEGAAPIVENRIIKEPKTIATAIRIGNPASWKQAKEAISESQGIIEKVSDDEILDAYKLIAKEGIFVEPASAASIAGLLKLSKMGYLKKGKIACCILTGHGLKDPELVMKTANISQSLPCNLDVIAKHIFKR